The proteins below are encoded in one region of Elusimicrobiota bacterium:
- a CDS encoding HEPN domain-containing protein, which produces MADKELQTAKEDLNRAEKTYNEKDYKWATVQLYYSMFHSARALLYFENLREHSHYCLITAIRELYVNTGKLPSSMVEGLQEAKNLREDADYYGRWTQAGVKNC; this is translated from the coding sequence ATTGCAGATAAGGAACTCCAAACGGCAAAAGAAGATCTTAATAGAGCAGAAAAGACATATAATGAGAAGGACTACAAATGGGCAACCGTTCAGCTTTACTATTCAATGTTTCATAGCGCAAGAGCGTTACTTTATTTTGAAAACTTAAGGGAACACAGCCATTATTGCCTTATTACCGCAATAAGAGAACTGTATGTCAATACAGGCAAGCTCCCTTCATCGATGGTTGAGGGATTGCAGGAAGCTAAAAATCTCAGGGAAGATGCTGATTATTACGGCAGATGGACGCAGGCTGGCGTGAAAAACTGCTAA